AAGGGCGTAAAGGGCGCAAGCAGTTTGGCCAGCGTCGCCAGCGCCTGGTACAGCGTATGGTAGGCCGATAGCTTGTCGTGGTCATTCTGGCTCTTCCAGAAACGCCGCCGGCTGCGCCTGACGTACCAGTTCGACAGGTCGTTGACAAAGGACTCGATCTTCCGGCCGGCCCCGGTGGGATCATATTCACCCAAATGGCGGTCCACATCGATTATCAGCTGGTTCAAGCTTGAGATCAGCCACCTGTCCAGCTCCGACGTGATTTTCGGGGCCTTCTTTCCGGGTGCGAAATTATCGATATTGGCGTAGATAACGAAGAACGAGTAGGTGTTCCAAAGAGTCATGAGAAAGTTGCGCATGACCTCGACCACCATGTCGGGAGACATGCGCCTGACGTTGCCGGGAGGGCCCGAGGTGAACATATACCAGCGCAGCGCATCCGCGCCTGAGGAATCGAGAACGGTCCAGGGGTCCACCACGTTTCCCCTGGTCTTGCTCATCTTCTCCCCCTGAGCGTCAAGGATATGGCCCAGGCAGATGACGTTTTTAAAGCAGGGCTGGTCGAATATGAGTGTGGAAAGGGCGTGCAGGCTGTAGAACCATCCCCTGGTCTGGTCCACGGCCTCAGATATGTAATCGGCGGGGAAGCTCTGCTTGAAGAGCTCACTGTTTTCAAAGGGATAGTGCCACTGGGCAAAAGGCATGGCGCCCGAATCGAACCAGCAGTCGATGACCTCGGGCTGCCTGACCATGGTATCGCCACAGGCGGCGCAGGTGTAGGTGACGTCATCGATATACGGCCTGTGCAGGTCCATACCGTCGGGGTAACCGTGTAATCCGGGTTTGCCCTTGATCTCCTCCACTCCACCCGGGCAATCGTACTGCCCGCACTTGCGGCACACCCATATATTGAGGGGCGTTCCCCAGTATCTTTCACGTGAAAAGGCCCAGTCCACGTTGTTATTTAGCCAGTCACCGAACCGGCCCTCTTTGATATGCTCGGGATACCAGTTTATCTGCCTGTTCCCGGCAATCATCTCGTCCTTTCTGGCGGAAGTCCTGATGTACCAGGTCTTCTTGGCGTAGTAGACCAGGGGCGCGTCGCAGCGCCAGCAGAACGGGTAGGTGTGCGTGATTTTGACGGTCTTGTAGAGAAGGCCGCGCTTTTCGAGATCGCCCAGTATATCGGCATCGGCGTCTTTAACGAATTTTCCCGAAAACGAGTATGTGCCGGTGATGTTGCCCGCCAGGTCCACCTGCTGCACGAAATCGAGATTGTTCTCCAGACCTGCCTGGAAATCCACCTCGCCGAAAGCCGGCGCGATATGCACTATGCCCGTGCCGTCCTCCATCGAGACGAAATCGGCGGTAATAATCTTATAGGTGAGGTCTTTAACCGGCTGCTGCACATCGAACTGCCCCGGCTGGCCTTCCTTGGCGCGCTTTCTTTCAACATCGTATTCGTGAGGATTATACAGGGGATAATAGAGCGATCCGACCAGCCGGCCTCCCTTAAACGTCTTGAGCACAGGCCGGCCGCCCAGTCCGGCCTGGTCAAGCAGGGCCTGCGCAAAGACCAGATACTCGTCATCCAGTGCGATAACGGCATAATCGGCATCCTCCGCCAGTGCCAGCGATGTGTTGCCGGGAAGCGTCCACGGCGTTGTCGTCCAGGCTAAAAAGTAGACCTTACCCTTCGCTACAGCATCCGCCAGCGTGAGACCGCCGGACTTATCGGAAGCCACGGACGGCGGCAGCGTGTGTATCCTGAATTTCACATACACGGACGGGTCGACCGTGTCATCCTTGTATCCGAGGGCCACCTCGTGTGAACTGAGTGAAGTACCGCAGCGCGGGCAGTGGGGTGTAACCTTGTAACCCTGATAGATCAGGTCCTTGTTCCAGAGCTGTTGGATGCCCCACCAGCACGATTCGATGTATGAGTTATGCAGCGTCACATAGGGATGGTCGATATCCAGCCAGAAACCGATCCTCTCGGTAAGGGAATCCCATTGCTTGAGATACTTGAATACGCTTTCACGGCAGAGAGCGTTGAATTTGGCTACGCCGTATTCCTCGATCTGCGCCTTGCCTGTAAAACCGAGCTGTTTCTCGACCTCGAGCTCGACCGGCAGGCCGTGCGTATCCCAACCGGCCTTCCTGGGCACGCAGAACCCCTTCATGGTCTTATAGCGGGGTATCACATCCTTGAAGACGCGTGACAGGACATGGTGGATGCCGGGATTGCCGTTGGCCGTGGGAGGACCTTCGTAAAAAATATATCTGGGTGAAGAAGATCTGGCGTCTATGCTCTGCTCAAAGATTTTTCTGTCGCGCCACAGCTTTAATATCCCCTGCTCCAAATCAGGGAAGCTGACCTTGCTGTTAACGGGCTGGAACATGGACTACTTTTTCCTTGATTGTATTACCACACGGCGCCCGTCCCCTTCTCCAGTGCTCTGGGTCATAACGTCAGGATTATCGGCCAGCGTTATATGCACAATCCTTCTCTCATCGGGAGGCATCGGCTCCATGGTAATGGGACGCCTTCTCCTCGCAACCTGCTCGGACAGACGAAGAGCGAGCTTCGCGAGAGACTCATAGTGGCGTTTTTTATACCAGTCCACGTCGACATTGACGGAGACCCATTTTTTCAGTTTCTCGGCTACGATCAGTCTGACCAGGTATTGCAGAGACGACAGTGCCTGCCCGCGCCTGCCGATGAGCACCCCCAGGTCATCTCCCTCGATGTTCAGCGTGATGGGAACTCCATCGTCACCCGACCCGGTTACATCCACCGTGGCCAGTATACCCATGTTGTGCAGGACATCGCATAGCACCTGGCGGGCCGTATCGGCCGCATCGCTCATGGCACCCGGTTGCCTTTCATCGTCATCTTCGAGCAGGACCACCTTGATGCGGGCATCCTCGGCGCCGACTCCCAGCACGCCCGATTTACCTTTCTTGACCACGATAATGTCAACCTCTTCGCGGGCGACACCGAGCTGCAAAAGGGCAATCCTGGTAGCCTCCTCCACCGTCTTGGCGCTCAGTTCTAATTCTCTCACTTCTATCCCTTCTTTTTGTCGCCGCCTTCCTTAAGTGCCTTGGAAGGCTGTTCCGCTGCTTTTTGAGTCGCGCTCTGAGGCTGAGTCTGAGCCTGAGGTTGCCTGAAGGACGGGAAGGTGAAATAGCCCCAGCCGCCGGCCACGAAGTACTGGATGATTATGCCGATGATATTGGATACCACCCAGTAAAGGGCCAATCCACTGGGGAAGGACAGCGTGAAAAAGGCGAACATCAGGGGCATCATCATGGTTGTCATGCTCGACATCTGCTGCTGGCGGGGATCGGTGGCGGGCGGCGTAACCATCTTCTGCTGCACCCACATGGTCAGGCCTACCAATATGGCAAGGATCATGGTCGGGTCAGGCTGGGACAGCCTGAGCCCCAGGAAGTTCTCATTAAGCGGTATGGCCTGGTCCACCATGTCCCAGGGATATAGATGCTGCGACAATATGAGAAGATTTTCAGGCGTAGCCGCAAGGGCCTGCATGATAGATTGATAAAGCGCAATCCAGATGGGCATCTGTATCAGCATAGGCCACATGCATCCCAGGGGGTTGATACCGGCCTCTTTATAGAGGCGCATCATCTCCTGCTGCAGTTTCTTCTGGTCGCGCGCATACTTTTTCTGGAGCTCCTGCATCTTGGGCTGAAGCTCCTGCATGGCTTTGGTCGACTTTGTCTGCCTGAACGTGAGGGGCATGAGGACGATCCTGACCACTATGGTCAGCACGATGATAGCCAGGCCGAAGTTGCTCCAGAGCATCTGGGAAAGGGCGATCAGACCGTTCAGTACCGGATCGAGTATAGCTACATTCCAAATATCAACCATATAACTAACCTACTTTATCGCTGAAGAAAAATCCCAGGTGATGGTATTCTTCACCGTATCAACTGCATAGACTTTGTGATCCCGGGCATATATGTAAACCATGTCGCCCTCCGCGTAAGGATTCCCGTAGACGGTATAGCCGACCGATATACTGCTGATCTTGGTCCCGTTGGTTATATCCAGCTTGTAAAGCGTCCCCTTTTCACTCACCGCGAATATGTGCTTATCGGTCACGGCAGGGGTTGACACCATCTGGCCGTCTCCCTCGAATTGCCAGATCTCTGTGCCGCCGACAGCCTCGATGGCATATATCTTTTTGTCCATGCAGGCTGCATAGATAGTGCTGTCGCGAATCACCGGCGTGGCCCAGAACCAGTTGCCGGCCTGGTATTTCCACTTCACGGCTCCATCGGCTTTATCAACGGCATACAGGTTCCGATCGAATGTGCCGAAATAAAGCAGCTGGTCCTTTACAGCGAGAGACGAGGCTACCGCCGAGGGGATCTTGATGCTCCATACCTCCCTGCCTGTTTCGGCCGATATGGCATACACGTTGCCTCCGTAGTTGCCGGAATAGATTATTCCGTTGTCCAGAACGGGAGCCGTCCATATCTTGTCGGAGGTCTGGAACTCCCAGATAAAATCGCCTGTAACGGCGTCGAGCGCATAGATTTTACCGTTGGCGCTGCCGAAATACAGTGCCGTCCCGTCGGTGACGATATTACCGACGATCGCTCCTACCGTTTCGAAGCCTTCCCTGGGGTAAATCCAGCGGACCACTCCCCGATTGGCATTGAGGGCATAGATTTTGCCGGTGTAGGTGCCCACTAAAACCAGGTCACCGATTACCACAGGAGTGGCGTAGATGCCTTTGCCGGAGGCCGACGATGACGGGGCGCACATGGCGCCGCAGGTGGATCCCGGCGTGGCGGTTTTAATGGCATATATCCATTCCGTCTCGGTGGGGAAAGTCTTACCCTCGCTTCGCGCCTGCGGGCTAAGGGCAATGACCGATCCCTCCATAGACCCGAAGCAAATCAACTCGTTGTAGGGGGCAAAGCTGGACCAGCCCTGGGCCTGTGCTCCTGAACACCCGCCGTCCATGCCGGGCATACAGCCTGAAACAAATACCAGCAGGAGTACCCCCAGGAGAATAACAATCCTGACCAAATTTCTAACTTTTCTCATATATTATCCTACTAAGTTTCATTCAATCTTAAGCCGGCCTATCACGGAACAGGATCGTAGCCGCGGGGAGTCCAGGGATTGCAGCGGCAGATCCTGAGAAAAGTCATCCAACTGCCTTTAAAAATGCCGTATCTCTGTATTGCCTCATATCCATATTGAGAACACGTCGGTGTAAAGCGGCAGGCCGAAGGCGTAACCTGCGATATTGTGCCCTGGTACAGTTTAATTGATTTTAGAGCTACCGTTTTCAGCATCTATTACCATCAAATCCAGGCGGTTGAGCAATTTCGTTATCGACCTGTTAACCTCATGATAATCAACGCATGCCACAGGTCGCCGGGCGATCAATACCATGTCCCACCCGGATTTTATTATCATCAGGCGAATATTCTCCTTTAGCAGCCTCCTGACACGGTTTCTGACGGTTGCCTTCCCGATATCCTTGGTTACCGAGAGGCCAACGCGTAAAACATCCAGATGGTTGGGAAGAGCTTTTATTACCAGCAGTTTATCCGCTGCGGCTTTGCCAGACTTATATACTGCTAAATACTGCGATCTCCTGGTTAAAGCCAATCTCTTGGCCATCTCAATGCTATACCTGAGTGAGCTTCCAGCGCCCTCGGGCACGCCTGGCCTTTAATACGGCTCGCCCACCCCTGGTAGACGCCCGGGCGCGAAAACCGTGCTTCCTGACTCTTGCTCTTTTTTTCGGTTGATATGTCCTCTTGGGCAATTCAATACTCCAAATTTGATTAAGCTTTTTTCTCGGATGCGCTCATGTTGTAGACATGATTGGGCGACGAGGCCAGCATGGCCAGATAACGCGCCCTCTTAATGGCCTGGGCCAGGCTGCGCTGGTGCCTGGCACACACACCGGTGCGTCTCCTCGGCACTATCTTGCCGCGATCAGAAACAAAACGCTGCAGAAGAGACACATTCTTATAGTCGATAGGCGCTTTGTCGGCACAAAACATGCATATCTTGGGTTTAACAATGAATTTGCGCCCCCTCTCCCTTCTCTGTACGGTATTGGTTTCCATTGATCTAAAAAACTCCTTCTCTAACAATTAAGGATTTAAAAGGGGATATCCTCCGGCTCGATATCACCTTCGATTACACGGGCATCCTCGGGCGGCAGTTGCGCAGGCCCCTGCTTGTCCAGGAAGAGCACCCTGTCTGCCGTCACATCCAGGCTGACCCGTTTCTGTCCGTCCTTGCCGTCATATAAGCGTGTACGCAAATTTCCTTCCACGTAAACCAGCTTACCTTTGTTTAAAAACTGGTTGCATGTCTCGGCCAGCTTTCTCCACGCGCTGATGCGAAACCACTCGGTCTCCTCTTTGAAGGACCCGTCGGGCTGTCGCACATTGCGATTGGCCGCCAGGCTGAAAGTGGTGACTGCTACACCGTCCGCAGTAAATCTCATCTCGGGATCACCCCCGACCCGGCCAATCAGAATAATCTTGATCAAGCTCGCCATCAACCACCTCCGGAGATCAGCTATTCTCGCGAACGAACAGGTACCTTAATACATCCTCGGACATCTTCAAACCGGCGTCAAGCTCTTTTAAAGCCGTCTGTTTGATCTGCACTTTTTCGAGCACGTAATTGCCTTCAGTCTGCTTCTTAATCGGGTAAGCAAACCTTCTTTTTCCCCATTGATTCGTCTCCGTAACCGTTCCACCGAGCTTGGTTATCTGGTCGTTGACCTTTCCCAATACCCGGGTGAAATCATCTTCACTCAAGTCCGCATTCAGAATAAAAACCAGTTCGTAACCGGGCACAATAAATCCTCCAAGCAGCGAAATTCTACTGATTATAGCATACAGCCCAATTTCTCAACAAGCTTCAGCCTCGAGCTGCGGTATTGCATTTTCGTTCAGGCTGTCATATAGTTTTCTAGCAGGTCAGCACAATATGGAAATCAGCATTATAGGTTTGCCCGGCAGCGGAAAAACAACTGTTTTCGACGCTTTGACCAAATGTTCCGCCGAGCCCAAGCCGCACGGCGGCGCCGGGCTCACCCTGTTCCCGGCGGTAGCCAAGGTGCCGGACGCACGCGTGATGAAGCTCAGCGCCATCTTCCATCCGAAAAAGACTACACTGGCCGAGATAAAATACGTGGATTACGCCGGGCTTCCCAAAGGATTCGGCAGGGAGCAGGGGGTCAGCGGGCAGTTTCTCAACAGCCTCAGCACTTCGGATGCCATACTGCAGGTCGTGAGGGCTTTCGAAGATGCGAATATACCCCATGTGGACGGGAGGATCGATCCGCTCAAAGACATCGAAACACTGGACATGGAGCTCGTGTTCTCCGACCTGACCATCATCGAGAAACGGCTGGGACGCCTCGAGTCAGCATTGAAAATGGGGAAGTCCTCCGAGCGGGACTCGGCTGTCAAAGAGCAGGCTCTGCTCGGGAAAATCAAGGCTTCTTTGGACCAGGGCATCCCTATCAGGCTGCAAAAATTGGCCGCAGACGAATTGCGGGCGATCAGCAATTACCAGTTTCTGACGGCCAAGCCGATGTTGATCGTGATCAACATCGGCGAAAAGCAGTTGCCCGAGGCGGAAAGCATCCTTGGCACTCTCAAAACAGCCTGTTCCATGCCGCAGGTGGAGCTTATCTCCATGTGCGGCAAACTGGAAAGGGAGCTGGCGCAACTGCAGGACGATGAGGCGGATGAGTTCCGCAAGGATATCGGCCTCAAAGAAACCGCCTTCGCCGCTGTTATCAGGCATTCCTACAGCCTGCTGGGTTTAATATCTTTCTTCACGGTGGGAGAAGACGAGGTGAAAGCATGGACTGTCAGGGAGAATACACCCGCCATCCAGGCGGCCGGCAAGATCCACACCGATATCGAGAGGGGTTTTATCAGGGCCGAGGTTATGAGCTATGACGATTTTATCAAGAGCGGAAGCACGGCCGAGGCGCGCAAGCACGGTTTACTGAGGCTGGAAGGTAAAACCTATGCCGTGCGCGACGGGGATATCATGCATTTCCTGTTCAACGTATAATAATCGCCAATATTTGTACCGTGCCCCCTGTGATCCTTTCTCTTCAAGTTCACCGGTAAAAACCACGGTGTTATAATAGTCGACGATTCTTCCGGCATACTGACTATTTAAGGAGTTCCATGAAAAAAAGCCACAAAATCATAGCCTGGTTTGAGGAAATCACAAGGGAAGACATCGGCATCGCGGGCGGCAAGGGCGCCAACCTGGGCGAGATGGTACACGCCGATATTCCGGTCCCACCCGGCTTTGTCGTAACCGCCACAGCCTATTACGAGTTCCTGGAAGCGACCAACCTTATGGACGAGATAAGGAAACTGCTGAAGGATGTAAATGCAAACGACAGCCGGGCGCTGCAGGACGCGTCTTTCCATATAAAAGAGAAAATCGTCAGCGTGGCCATGCCGGAACACATGGTGAAAGAGATACAGACATCCTACCGTAAGCTGGGAGGAGGGCTGGTGGCGGTGCGGTCTTCGGCAACTGCGGAGGACCTTCCGGATGCTTCATTTGCCGGGCAACAGCGCACATTCCTCAACATTCAGGGCGAGGAATCCGTGGTCAAGGCTGTGCAGGAATGCTGGGCTTCTCTATTTGAATCGAGGGCTATTTTTTACCGCCATGAGCAGGGTTTCGATCACTTCAAGGTTGGTATAGCCGTACCTGTGCAGAGAATGATCCAGTCGGAGGCCGCCGGCGTAATGTTCACGGTGGAGCCGCTCAGCAGCGACCGCAGCAAAATACTGATCGAGGCTATTTTCGGTCTGGGCGAAGCCATTGTTTCAGGGGACCTGACCCCTGATCAGTACACTCTGGATAAAAACAGCCTGACTATACTGGATAAAAAAATCGTCGAACAGGACTGGTTCCTGACACGCAACCTCGAGGTTAAAGCCGACGACCTTGAGACAAATATCAAGGCGCCGGTGACGCCCAAACGTCAAAAAATACAGAAAATTGACGATGCGGATATCATAGGCCTGGCCAACATCGGCAAAAGGCTGGAGGATCACTATAAAACGCCGCAGGACGTCGAATGGGCCAAGGAAGGCGGGAAACTGTATATCGTACAGACCCGTCCCGTCACCACTCTCAATCAGCCGCTGGACGCATCCACCGTGGACGAGCTTAAAGCTGAGGCCATCTTAACCGGTGTAGCGGCAAGCCCCGGCGCTGCCAGCGGCGTGGTCAAGATCATCCGTGATCCATCGCAAATCGATAAAATCATAGACGGCGATATCCTGGTGGCCGAGATGACGACACCTGATTTCGTGCCGGCTATGAAACGGGCCGTCGGCATAATTACGGACAGGGGCGGAAGGACAGCCCACGCAGCGATCGTCAGCAGGGAGCTCGGCATCCCCTGCATCGTGGGCACCGAGCGCGCTACCTCCCTGCTCAAAGACGGCCAGGAGGTGACCGTCGACGGATCGTCCGGCAAAGTCTATGCCGGCCGAGTTGCTATCAAGAGCAAAAAGGCCAAAGCCCGCAGCACGTCGGGCGCCCGCATCAAGACTAAAACCAAACTTTATGTAAATCTGGCCGAGCCCGAGCTGGCGGAGAGGATAGCGGAGCGCGACGTGGACGGAGTGGGCCTCTTGAGGGCCGAGTTCATCATGGCCAGGATGGCGGGACATCCTCGCTTCATGCTTCACGAAGGCAAAGCCGCCCAATACATGGATGTGCTGACCAAGAATATCACCATGTTTACCCGGGCTTTTCATCCCAGGCCGGTCGTGTACCGCACCACCGATTTTAAAACCAACGAGTACAGGAATCTGCCCGGCGGCTATAAATACGAGGAGACCGAAGAAAACCCGATGATCGGCTACCGGGGCTGCTCAAGGTATACCCACGAAGTAGAGGTTTTCAGGATGGAGCTCGACGCCATTAAAAGAGTCTGCCAGTCCTACGATAACCTTTACGTCATGATTCCCTTCGTGCGCTTTGTATCCGAGATCGTACAAATTAAGAAGATACTGACGGAGGAGGGCTTCTACCTGTTCCCCAAGTTCAAGCTGTGGATGATGGTCGAGGTGCCTTCCAATATCCTGCTCATGGATAAATTTATCGATGCCGGCATCGACGGCATATCCATTGGTTCCAACGACCTGACGCAGCTTATCCTGGGTATAGATAGGGATAACTCCAAACTTGCCACGCAGTTCGACGAAAGAAACGAGGCCGTGATGCTGGCCATTGAAAGGGCCGTAACCACCTCGGTCAGCAAGGGTATCACCTGCTCGATCTGCGGGCAGGCGCCATCTACCTATCCCGAGATAACCGAAAAGCTGGTAAGCTGGGGGATCACATCGATATCCGTGACACCTGATATGATCGACGAGACGCGACATATCATAGCCGACGCGGAAGGTAAACTGGCCGCCTGAAAATAACGGGCGCTGCCGATCAGCATGGTTTACTCATGTATGAAATGAATGTTCGACAAAGGCTGGAGCAGGCCGAGGAGAACCTGTCACCCTACGCGGCGCGCAGCATAGCCAGCCGCGGCAGGAGGGTTGCCGAGCAACCGTGCCCTTTGAGAACCGCTTTCCAGCGCGACCGGGACCGCATTATATTCTCCAATGCCTTCCGCAGGCTCAAACACAAGACCCAGGTATTCATTGCTCCCGAGGGCGACCACTATGTAACACGCCTGACGCATACGCTGGAAGTTTCACAGATAGGCCGCACTATCTCCCGGGCGCTTTGCTTGAACGAAGACCTGACTGAGGCTATTGCCCTCGGCCATGACCTGGGACATACACCCTTCGGGCACATAGGTGAAAATGTGCTGAACGAACTGGTCCCCGGCGGATTCAAACATTACGAGCAGAGCCTGAGGGTGGTGGACTATATCGAAAACAACGGCATGGGACTTAACCTGACCTGGGAGGTGCGGGACGGCATATTGAACCATTCCAAGGGCGACCTCGAGATACTGGAAGAAGGATGGAATACCGTGTCCACAGTGGAGGGCCAGGTGGTGAAGATGGCCGATCTGGTGGCCTATATAAACCACGATGTCGAAGACGCTATCCGCGCCGGCATAATATCCCGCTCCGACCTGCCGGCCTCCACCGTAAGGACACTGGGACAGTCCAATTCAAGCCGCATCAACACGCTGGTCACGAACATCGTCGCCTTTTCATCGGGAAAGATGGACGGCGGCGCCGACCGGCAGATCATAGGAATGAGCCCCGAAGTTCTGAACGCTGCAAACGAGCTGCGCGAGTTTCTCTTCGCCAGGGTTTACCGGAACAGCCTGGAGGCAGGGAAAGCGTCGGACGCCCGCGAGATAATACTTCTTTTGTACCGCCATTTCCTGCGTGATCCGTCCATGCTTCCCGAAGAGTACCGGTTACTGGATGGCGGAGATGAGCGCCGCATCGCCGACTATATAGCAGGCATGACGGACCATTATGCTATACTCACAGCAGAAAACCTCAGATAAACACCGGTTTCTCAATATCCGCGTAATAACCAAGCTCTGATCGGACGATGAACACGACAGACGAGATCAAGCAGAGGCTGGACATCGTGGACGTGGTGTCGCAGTATGTCAAGCTGACCAAGTCGGGCCGCAACTACAAGGCCACCTGTCCCTTCCACAGCGAAAAAACGGCCTCTTTTTTCGTTTTCCCCGAGAAGCAGAGCTGGCATTGTTTCGGAGCATGCGCCACGGGAGGCGACATCTTCAC
This genomic window from Dehalococcoidia bacterium contains:
- the ileS gene encoding isoleucine--tRNA ligase, whose translation is MFQPVNSKVSFPDLEQGILKLWRDRKIFEQSIDARSSSPRYIFYEGPPTANGNPGIHHVLSRVFKDVIPRYKTMKGFCVPRKAGWDTHGLPVELEVEKQLGFTGKAQIEEYGVAKFNALCRESVFKYLKQWDSLTERIGFWLDIDHPYVTLHNSYIESCWWGIQQLWNKDLIYQGYKVTPHCPRCGTSLSSHEVALGYKDDTVDPSVYVKFRIHTLPPSVASDKSGGLTLADAVAKGKVYFLAWTTTPWTLPGNTSLALAEDADYAVIALDDEYLVFAQALLDQAGLGGRPVLKTFKGGRLVGSLYYPLYNPHEYDVERKRAKEGQPGQFDVQQPVKDLTYKIITADFVSMEDGTGIVHIAPAFGEVDFQAGLENNLDFVQQVDLAGNITGTYSFSGKFVKDADADILGDLEKRGLLYKTVKITHTYPFCWRCDAPLVYYAKKTWYIRTSARKDEMIAGNRQINWYPEHIKEGRFGDWLNNNVDWAFSRERYWGTPLNIWVCRKCGQYDCPGGVEEIKGKPGLHGYPDGMDLHRPYIDDVTYTCAACGDTMVRQPEVIDCWFDSGAMPFAQWHYPFENSELFKQSFPADYISEAVDQTRGWFYSLHALSTLIFDQPCFKNVICLGHILDAQGEKMSKTRGNVVDPWTVLDSSGADALRWYMFTSGPPGNVRRMSPDMVVEVMRNFLMTLWNTYSFFVIYANIDNFAPGKKAPKITSELDRWLISSLNQLIIDVDRHLGEYDPTGAGRKIESFVNDLSNWYVRRSRRRFWKSQNDHDKLSAYHTLYQALATLAKLLAPFTPFVAEEIYQNLVRTVDKDAPESVHLALFPDADEKQIDTDIIAGTELAMKVCSMGRAARSRSAVKVRQPLPKVIVKARSSHEREALQKLCTQITDELNVKEMGFTEEEMKEDKNLSVIAEGDYQVGVVTEISKELQAEGLAREIVRRLQTMRRSAGLEIADHIRTYYEGGEQVQAVMKDFADYIRQETLSTEILQKSAEPPAHTEKFKLSGLEITLSIKKQE
- the jag gene encoding RNA-binding cell elongation regulator Jag/EloR, producing MRELELSAKTVEEATRIALLQLGVAREEVDIIVVKKGKSGVLGVGAEDARIKVVLLEDDDERQPGAMSDAADTARQVLCDVLHNMGILATVDVTGSGDDGVPITLNIEGDDLGVLIGRRGQALSSLQYLVRLIVAEKLKKWVSVNVDVDWYKKRHYESLAKLALRLSEQVARRRRPITMEPMPPDERRIVHITLADNPDVMTQSTGEGDGRRVVIQSRKK
- a CDS encoding YidC/Oxa1 family membrane protein insertase produces the protein MVDIWNVAILDPVLNGLIALSQMLWSNFGLAIIVLTIVVRIVLMPLTFRQTKSTKAMQELQPKMQELQKKYARDQKKLQQEMMRLYKEAGINPLGCMWPMLIQMPIWIALYQSIMQALAATPENLLILSQHLYPWDMVDQAIPLNENFLGLRLSQPDPTMILAILVGLTMWVQQKMVTPPATDPRQQQMSSMTTMMMPLMFAFFTLSFPSGLALYWVVSNIIGIIIQYFVAGGWGYFTFPSFRQPQAQTQPQSATQKAAEQPSKALKEGGDKKKG
- a CDS encoding PQQ-binding-like beta-propeller repeat protein, with translation MRKVRNLVRIVILLGVLLLVFVSGCMPGMDGGCSGAQAQGWSSFAPYNELICFGSMEGSVIALSPQARSEGKTFPTETEWIYAIKTATPGSTCGAMCAPSSSASGKGIYATPVVIGDLVLVGTYTGKIYALNANRGVVRWIYPREGFETVGAIVGNIVTDGTALYFGSANGKIYALDAVTGDFIWEFQTSDKIWTAPVLDNGIIYSGNYGGNVYAISAETGREVWSIKIPSAVASSLAVKDQLLYFGTFDRNLYAVDKADGAVKWKYQAGNWFWATPVIRDSTIYAACMDKKIYAIEAVGGTEIWQFEGDGQMVSTPAVTDKHIFAVSEKGTLYKLDITNGTKISSISVGYTVYGNPYAEGDMVYIYARDHKVYAVDTVKNTITWDFSSAIK
- the yidD gene encoding membrane protein insertion efficiency factor YidD, which encodes MLKTVALKSIKLYQGTISQVTPSACRFTPTCSQYGYEAIQRYGIFKGSWMTFLRICRCNPWTPRGYDPVP
- the rnpA gene encoding ribonuclease P protein component, producing MAKRLALTRRSQYLAVYKSGKAAADKLLVIKALPNHLDVLRVGLSVTKDIGKATVRNRVRRLLKENIRLMIIKSGWDMVLIARRPVACVDYHEVNRSITKLLNRLDLMVIDAENGSSKIN
- the rpmH gene encoding 50S ribosomal protein L34, producing MPKRTYQPKKRARVRKHGFRARASTRGGRAVLKARRARGRWKLTQV
- the rpsR gene encoding 30S ribosomal protein S18, which gives rise to METNTVQRRERGRKFIVKPKICMFCADKAPIDYKNVSLLQRFVSDRGKIVPRRRTGVCARHQRSLAQAIKRARYLAMLASSPNHVYNMSASEKKA
- the ssb gene encoding single-stranded DNA-binding protein, with protein sequence MASLIKIILIGRVGGDPEMRFTADGVAVTTFSLAANRNVRQPDGSFKEETEWFRISAWRKLAETCNQFLNKGKLVYVEGNLRTRLYDGKDGQKRVSLDVTADRVLFLDKQGPAQLPPEDARVIEGDIEPEDIPF
- the rpsF gene encoding 30S ribosomal protein S6, whose product is MPGYELVFILNADLSEDDFTRVLGKVNDQITKLGGTVTETNQWGKRRFAYPIKKQTEGNYVLEKVQIKQTALKELDAGLKMSEDVLRYLFVRENS
- the ychF gene encoding redox-regulated ATPase YchF, producing the protein MEISIIGLPGSGKTTVFDALTKCSAEPKPHGGAGLTLFPAVAKVPDARVMKLSAIFHPKKTTLAEIKYVDYAGLPKGFGREQGVSGQFLNSLSTSDAILQVVRAFEDANIPHVDGRIDPLKDIETLDMELVFSDLTIIEKRLGRLESALKMGKSSERDSAVKEQALLGKIKASLDQGIPIRLQKLAADELRAISNYQFLTAKPMLIVINIGEKQLPEAESILGTLKTACSMPQVELISMCGKLERELAQLQDDEADEFRKDIGLKETAFAAVIRHSYSLLGLISFFTVGEDEVKAWTVRENTPAIQAAGKIHTDIERGFIRAEVMSYDDFIKSGSTAEARKHGLLRLEGKTYAVRDGDIMHFLFNV